One Cupriavidus oxalaticus genomic region harbors:
- a CDS encoding bifunctional 3-(3-hydroxy-phenyl)propionate/3-hydroxycinnamic acid hydroxylase: MTHAIAMAGGDARPDAVDCDVAIVGAGPVGLMIANILGLQGVSVVLVEKLAQIIDYPRAIGLDDEALRVFQSVGLAQTLLPHTTPNHWMRFVTAGGRCFASIEPRTDEFGWPRRNAFIQPLADRILFEGLQRFPHVRTLLGHGVASFTHDEHGVQVDAADEAGRPVRIRAAYMVGADGGNSLVRRTLDMPFEGRTKPNQWIVVDVRNDPIGTPHIYMHCDPERPYVSAALPHGIRRFEFMVMPGETEEELSRPESMAALIRKVVADPDKVDYIRKRVYTHNARLARDFRAGRVLLAGDAAHIMPVWQGQGYNSGIRDASNLGWKLAMVVKGQAGDALLDTYTAERRAHARSMIHLSEVAGDIFAPASRAGSALRDGLTKVLNRFPSVKQYFVEMRFKPMPRYEQGVVLLPESRCDTRPGLLARWLERSGNSALGRLLGLMSEKRESLAGRLVHGRDPAGNSPVGRMFIQPLVRTEANTVERLDDVIGNRFAILGWGTDPTFGLTAQARAVWRQLGGVFVLAKPDPQLDYRDDVPAGVLAVGDVHNRLKDWFGNQPGSVVLLRPDRFVAGMCSPQQVSDSVVALACKLALRTPAAGEAEKADTRAAARAAAPSYDAQAAAVRQLAAGA, from the coding sequence ATGACCCACGCCATCGCCATGGCGGGCGGCGACGCTCGTCCCGACGCTGTCGATTGCGATGTCGCCATCGTCGGTGCCGGGCCGGTCGGCCTGATGATCGCCAATATTCTCGGCCTGCAGGGCGTCAGCGTGGTGCTGGTGGAAAAGCTCGCGCAGATCATCGACTACCCGCGCGCCATCGGCCTCGACGACGAAGCGCTGCGCGTATTCCAGTCGGTCGGCCTGGCGCAGACGCTGCTGCCGCACACCACGCCCAACCACTGGATGCGCTTCGTCACCGCGGGCGGGCGCTGCTTTGCGTCGATCGAGCCGCGCACCGACGAGTTCGGCTGGCCGCGCCGCAATGCCTTTATCCAGCCGCTGGCCGACCGCATCCTGTTCGAGGGCCTGCAGCGCTTTCCGCATGTGCGCACGCTGCTCGGCCACGGCGTGGCGTCGTTCACGCACGACGAGCACGGCGTGCAGGTCGATGCCGCCGACGAAGCCGGCCGGCCGGTGCGCATCCGTGCCGCCTATATGGTCGGTGCCGACGGCGGCAACAGCCTGGTGCGCCGCACGCTCGACATGCCGTTCGAAGGCCGCACCAAGCCCAACCAGTGGATCGTGGTGGACGTGCGCAACGACCCGATCGGCACGCCGCACATCTACATGCACTGCGACCCCGAGCGGCCCTATGTGTCGGCCGCGCTGCCGCACGGCATCCGCCGCTTCGAGTTCATGGTCATGCCGGGCGAGACCGAGGAAGAACTGTCGCGCCCCGAAAGCATGGCCGCGCTGATCCGCAAGGTCGTGGCCGACCCGGACAAGGTCGACTACATCCGCAAGCGCGTCTATACGCACAACGCGCGCCTGGCGCGCGACTTCCGCGCCGGCCGCGTGCTGCTGGCGGGCGACGCCGCGCACATCATGCCGGTGTGGCAGGGCCAGGGCTACAACAGCGGCATCCGCGACGCGAGCAACCTGGGCTGGAAGCTGGCGATGGTGGTCAAGGGCCAGGCCGGCGATGCGCTGCTCGACACCTACACCGCCGAGCGCCGCGCCCATGCGCGTTCGATGATCCACCTGTCGGAGGTGGCGGGCGATATCTTTGCGCCTGCCAGCCGTGCGGGCTCGGCGCTGCGCGATGGCCTCACGAAAGTGCTGAACCGGTTTCCCTCGGTCAAGCAGTACTTTGTCGAGATGCGCTTCAAGCCGATGCCGCGCTACGAGCAAGGTGTCGTGCTCTTGCCCGAAAGCCGGTGTGACACGCGTCCGGGCCTGCTGGCCCGCTGGCTGGAGCGCTCGGGCAACTCCGCGCTGGGCCGCCTGCTGGGCCTGATGAGCGAAAAGCGCGAATCGCTGGCCGGCCGGCTGGTGCATGGCCGCGACCCGGCCGGCAACTCGCCGGTGGGCCGCATGTTCATCCAGCCGCTGGTACGCACCGAAGCCAATACCGTCGAGCGCCTCGACGACGTGATCGGCAACCGCTTCGCCATCCTCGGCTGGGGCACCGATCCCACCTTCGGCCTGACGGCGCAGGCGCGTGCGGTGTGGCGCCAGCTCGGCGGCGTGTTCGTGCTGGCCAAGCCCGATCCGCAGCTCGACTACCGCGACGACGTGCCCGCCGGCGTGCTCGCCGTGGGCGACGTGCACAACCGGCTCAAGGACTGGTTCGGCAACCAGCCCGGCTCGGTGGTGCTGCTGCGGCCCGACCGCTTTGTCGCGGGCATGTGCTCGCCGCAGCAGGTCTCGGACTCGGTGGTGGCGCTGGCGTGCAAGCTGGCCTTGCGCACGCCGGCTGCCGGGGAAGCCGAGAAAGCCGACACCCGTGCCGCCGCCCGCGCCGCAGCGCCTTCGTATGACGCGCAGGCCGCCGCCGTCCGGCAGCTTGCCGCAGGAGCCTGA
- a CDS encoding alpha/beta fold hydrolase produces the protein MSTQAVRATAPTPSPTAAKPFQSIWTDLRGVSFTQGWLDAGGIQTRYLHAGDRGKPALILLHGVGGHAEAYVRNLKAHAEHLDVWAIDMIGHGWTDKPDGPREVSAYVDHVIRVLDALGIERASFSGESLGGWVASQLAIDHPGRVERLVLNTAGGSQADPVVMERLKTLSMRAVEDPSWDFIKARVEWLMADKSKVFDDLVATRQAIYAQPGMVEAQRGNMVLQDMETRQRNILRAGDYGRIQAPTLVLWTSDDPTADVSEGRRIATMIPGALFTVMDGCGHWPQFEDADTFNRIHLNFLLGKPVPEATTV, from the coding sequence ATGTCGACGCAAGCCGTCCGGGCCACCGCCCCAACCCCTTCCCCCACTGCCGCCAAGCCCTTCCAGAGCATCTGGACCGACCTGCGCGGCGTCAGCTTCACCCAGGGCTGGCTAGATGCCGGCGGCATCCAGACGCGCTACCTGCACGCCGGCGACCGCGGCAAGCCCGCGCTGATCCTGCTGCACGGCGTCGGCGGCCACGCCGAAGCCTATGTGCGCAACCTGAAGGCGCACGCCGAGCACTTGGACGTCTGGGCCATCGACATGATCGGCCACGGCTGGACCGACAAGCCGGACGGCCCGCGCGAGGTGTCGGCCTATGTCGACCACGTGATCCGCGTACTCGATGCGCTCGGCATCGAACGCGCCTCGTTCAGCGGCGAATCGCTGGGCGGCTGGGTCGCCTCGCAACTGGCGATCGACCATCCCGGGCGCGTCGAGCGCCTGGTGCTGAACACCGCCGGCGGCTCGCAGGCCGACCCGGTGGTGATGGAGCGCCTGAAGACGCTGTCGATGCGCGCCGTCGAAGACCCGAGCTGGGACTTCATCAAGGCGCGCGTGGAATGGCTGATGGCCGACAAGTCCAAGGTCTTCGACGACCTCGTTGCCACGCGCCAGGCGATCTATGCGCAGCCCGGCATGGTCGAGGCGCAGCGCGGCAACATGGTCCTGCAGGACATGGAGACGCGCCAGCGCAATATCCTGCGCGCCGGCGACTATGGCCGCATCCAGGCGCCGACGCTGGTGCTGTGGACCTCGGACGATCCCACCGCCGATGTGTCCGAAGGCCGGCGCATCGCCACCATGATTCCCGGCGCGCTGTTCACGGTGATGGATGGCTGCGGCCACTGGCCGCAGTTCGAGGATGCCGACACCTTCAACCGCATCCACCTGAACTTCCTGCTCGGCAAGCCGGTGCCCGAGGCCACCACGGTCTGA
- a CDS encoding DNA-binding transcriptional regulator, with the protein MALQRDAIYANVRGLTRGLDVLRALNRMESGRATAQQLAQETGLHRTTVRRLLETLVAEGFVRRSESDDTFGLTLQVRALSEGFTDDEWISTTAAPLMGELLQQVVWPSDLTTPDGDAMIIRETTHRFSPLSFHRAMVGRRLPMLLTASGRAYFANCTEAEQESIVAMLRAGAGGEHQAALASDAQFVQNLVRRVRQDGFSTNHGDWSEQRNISAIAVPLRAGERVLGSLNVVYLSRALKPAEAEAKFVAPLASIAGKIAAGLADA; encoded by the coding sequence ATGGCGCTACAGAGGGATGCCATTTACGCCAATGTCAGGGGACTGACGCGCGGCCTGGATGTGCTGCGCGCGCTGAACCGGATGGAAAGCGGCCGCGCAACGGCCCAGCAACTGGCGCAGGAGACGGGGCTGCACCGCACCACGGTGCGGCGCCTGCTGGAGACGCTGGTGGCAGAGGGCTTCGTGCGGCGCAGCGAGTCCGACGACACCTTCGGCCTGACGCTGCAGGTGCGCGCGCTCAGCGAAGGCTTTACCGACGACGAGTGGATCTCCACCACCGCCGCGCCGCTGATGGGTGAACTGCTGCAGCAGGTGGTGTGGCCGTCCGACCTGACCACGCCCGACGGCGACGCGATGATCATCCGCGAGACCACGCACCGCTTCAGCCCGCTGTCGTTCCATCGCGCCATGGTCGGGCGACGCCTCCCGATGCTGCTGACGGCGTCGGGGCGCGCCTACTTTGCCAACTGCACCGAGGCCGAACAGGAGAGCATCGTCGCGATGTTGCGCGCTGGTGCCGGCGGCGAGCACCAGGCTGCGCTCGCCAGCGATGCGCAGTTTGTGCAGAACCTGGTGAGGCGTGTGCGGCAGGACGGTTTCAGCACCAACCATGGGGATTGGAGCGAGCAGCGCAATATCAGCGCCATCGCCGTGCCGCTGCGCGCGGGGGAACGCGTGCTCGGCAGCCTGAACGTGGTCTACCTGTCGCGCGCGCTCAAGCCAGCGGAGGCGGAGGCGAAGTTTGTGGCGCCGCTGGCCAGCATTGCCGGCAAGATCGCAGCGGGCCTGGCTGACGCCTGA